A single region of the Phaenicophaeus curvirostris isolate KB17595 chromosome 4, BPBGC_Pcur_1.0, whole genome shotgun sequence genome encodes:
- the HMGB2 gene encoding high mobility group protein B2, with translation MGKGDPNKPRGKMSSYAYFVQTCREEHKKKHPDSSVNFAEFSRKCSERWKTMSSKEKGKFEEMAKGDKARYDREMKNYVPPKGEKKGKKKDPNAPKRPPSAFFLFCSEHRPKIKNDHPGLSIGDTAKKLGEMWSEQSAKDKQPYEQKAAKLKEKYEKDIAAYRAKSKSDVGKKGPGRPAGSKKKAEPEEEEEEEEEDEEEEEEEDEE, from the exons ATGGGTAAAGGCGACCCCAACAAGCCGCGGGGCAAGATGTCCTCGTACGCCTACTTCGTGCAGACCTGCCGCGAGGAGCACAAGAAGAAACACCCGGACTCGTCCGTCAACTTCGCCGAGTTCTCGCGGAAATGCTCGGAGAGGTGGAAG ACCATGTCTagcaaggaaaaaggaaagttcGAAGAAATGGCTAAAGGAGATAAAGCTCGTTATGACAGGGAGATGAAAAACTATGTTCCTCCCAAAGGcgagaagaaggggaagaaaaaggaccCCAACGCTCCTAAAAGACCACC GTCTGCgttcttcctcttctgttcGGAACATCGTCcgaaaataaaaaatgatcaCCCTGGCTTGTCGATTGGagacacagcaaaaaaattagGTGAAATGTGGTCTGAACAGTCAGCCAAAGATAAACAGCCATATGAACAGAAGGCTGCAAAACTAAAGGAGAAATATGAAAAG GATATTGCAGCATATCGTGCCAAGAGCAAGAGTGATGTAGGAAAAAAGGGCCCAGGTAGGCCTGCAGGATctaagaagaaagcagaaccagaagaggaggaggaggaggaagaagaagatgaagaggaggaagaagaagaggatgaggagTAA